One Palaemon carinicauda isolate YSFRI2023 chromosome 4, ASM3689809v2, whole genome shotgun sequence DNA segment encodes these proteins:
- the wol gene encoding dolichyl-phosphate beta-glucosyltransferase isoform X2 — MDIYVILAYLLGLAVLAVISFCVVIYMNTETYPTIITYDSEKYFLDAATDEKQEFPSITETPSKSLSVIIPAYNEEQRLPIMLDECMKYLEDQKDASEGRFTYEVIIVDDGSKDGTTKVGLSYCKKFGCDKVRVLTLAKNRGKGGAVRMGMLRSRGEILLFADADGATTFSEYGKVEKSLKNLCSAESELSEALAVSCGSRAHLEEKSVATRSLFRTVLMYGFHFLVWLFAVREIKDTQCGFKLLTRRASRILFNSLHVERWAFDVEMLYVAQSLGMPIDEVSVEWNEIEGTKMTPVLSWIEMGFDLFVIWLRYTLGAWRIRGDMKNLEKSK; from the exons ttttgtgTCGTTATTTATATGAATACTGAAACATATCCCACCATTATCACCTACGATTCAGAGAAGTATTTCTTAGATGCAGCAACAGATGAGAAACAAGAATTTCCTTCAATAACAGAAACCCCATCAAAGTCATTGTCTGTGATTATCCCAGCCTATAATGAAGAACAAAGAT TACCTATAATGCTTGATGAGTGCATGAAGTACTTAGAAGATCAGAAGGATGCATCAGAAGGTAGATTCACATACGAAGTCATAATTGTTGATGACGGAAGTAAAGATGGAACTACAAAAGTCGGTTTATCTTACTGCAAGAAGTTTGGCTGTGATAAAGTAAGGGTCTTGACTCTTGCAAAGAATCGAGGAAAGGGGGGTGCCGTGCGTATG GGCATGCTAAGATCACGAGGAGAGATTCTGCTGTTTGCAGACGCAGATGGAGCTACTACATTTTCTGAGTATGGAAAAGTAGAAAAATCACTTAAGAATCTTTGCAGTG CGGAAAGTGAACTGAGTGAAGCTCTTGCTGTTTCGTGTGGTTCTCGAGCTCATCTAGAAGAAAAATCTGTGGCAACTCGTTCCCTGTTTCGTACTGTGTTGATGTATGGTTTCCACTTTTTAGTGTGGCTGTTTGCCGTTAGAGAAATTAAAGATACACAGTGTGGGTTCAAGTTGTTGACTCGCAGGGCTTCTCGTATTTTGTTCAACAGTTTACATGTTGAGAGATG GGCTTTTGATGTTGAAATGCTGTATGTTGCTCAGTCCTTGGGTATGCCGATTGATGAGGTATCTGTGGAATGGAATGAGATTGAAG GAACAAAGATGACACCTGTGCTGAGTTGGATTGAAATGGGTTTTGATCTGTTTGTGATATGGTTACGCTACACGTTAGGAGCTTGGAGAATAAGAGGAGATATGAAGAATTTAGAAAAGTCTAAATAG
- the wol gene encoding dolichyl-phosphate beta-glucosyltransferase isoform X1, which translates to MYTDFAIQIVMDIYVILAYLLGLAVLAVISFCVVIYMNTETYPTIITYDSEKYFLDAATDEKQEFPSITETPSKSLSVIIPAYNEEQRLPIMLDECMKYLEDQKDASEGRFTYEVIIVDDGSKDGTTKVGLSYCKKFGCDKVRVLTLAKNRGKGGAVRMGMLRSRGEILLFADADGATTFSEYGKVEKSLKNLCSAESELSEALAVSCGSRAHLEEKSVATRSLFRTVLMYGFHFLVWLFAVREIKDTQCGFKLLTRRASRILFNSLHVERWAFDVEMLYVAQSLGMPIDEVSVEWNEIEGTKMTPVLSWIEMGFDLFVIWLRYTLGAWRIRGDMKNLEKSK; encoded by the exons ttttgtgTCGTTATTTATATGAATACTGAAACATATCCCACCATTATCACCTACGATTCAGAGAAGTATTTCTTAGATGCAGCAACAGATGAGAAACAAGAATTTCCTTCAATAACAGAAACCCCATCAAAGTCATTGTCTGTGATTATCCCAGCCTATAATGAAGAACAAAGAT TACCTATAATGCTTGATGAGTGCATGAAGTACTTAGAAGATCAGAAGGATGCATCAGAAGGTAGATTCACATACGAAGTCATAATTGTTGATGACGGAAGTAAAGATGGAACTACAAAAGTCGGTTTATCTTACTGCAAGAAGTTTGGCTGTGATAAAGTAAGGGTCTTGACTCTTGCAAAGAATCGAGGAAAGGGGGGTGCCGTGCGTATG GGCATGCTAAGATCACGAGGAGAGATTCTGCTGTTTGCAGACGCAGATGGAGCTACTACATTTTCTGAGTATGGAAAAGTAGAAAAATCACTTAAGAATCTTTGCAGTG CGGAAAGTGAACTGAGTGAAGCTCTTGCTGTTTCGTGTGGTTCTCGAGCTCATCTAGAAGAAAAATCTGTGGCAACTCGTTCCCTGTTTCGTACTGTGTTGATGTATGGTTTCCACTTTTTAGTGTGGCTGTTTGCCGTTAGAGAAATTAAAGATACACAGTGTGGGTTCAAGTTGTTGACTCGCAGGGCTTCTCGTATTTTGTTCAACAGTTTACATGTTGAGAGATG GGCTTTTGATGTTGAAATGCTGTATGTTGCTCAGTCCTTGGGTATGCCGATTGATGAGGTATCTGTGGAATGGAATGAGATTGAAG GAACAAAGATGACACCTGTGCTGAGTTGGATTGAAATGGGTTTTGATCTGTTTGTGATATGGTTACGCTACACGTTAGGAGCTTGGAGAATAAGAGGAGATATGAAGAATTTAGAAAAGTCTAAATAG